The genome window ATATCTTCGATCGTACATGAAAAACGAGCAGAAGAAAATCTTCTGCTCGCCTGCTAGTACTGATTTTCTTCAAATGGCATAGTAGGTAGATACTCTTGGAGAAATTGGGCAAGGGCTTCCGCTTCGCTCTCAGAATCCAGCCGGAAGATTTTTTGCAGGTAACCAGGATTTACGGCATCCTCTGAACTGAGAAGGGTCGATTGCCCCGTCTGCATACAGATCACCAATGGCTTCCCGTAAAACTTGTGAGTAAAAACAATCCCGAAATCATGGCGAGTTCCCTCCGAGACAAATCCCAGAAAACGTACATTGGCGTTCTCCGACTCCTCGTATAGGTGGTCGTAGTGCTCCATCAGCAATCCCTCCTCATTTGAAGTATGGCTCCGAATCATTGTTGAATAAATATTCGGAGTATTTCTTAGTATACGCGAAAACCCACTTTTTGCCACTCCTGCCACTTAACTGATCAAATGCCTGGAATTGGGAAGCCGATCCTCGCCTTCCTGAATCCATCGCACCTTTTCAGCACCGTGCAATGATTGAGCGACAAAGGACAAACATTCAAAGAATAATTCTACCACCGCTGTACTGTAGCGTTCCTCCATTTTCTCCAATGCATACGTCAAACGAAAAATAGATGGCACGCTTCGACGGCTGGCTTCGATCACTTCTTTTCCTTTTTCCGTTGGATACACATGCACGACACGGCCATCCAACTCCGACTTTTCGATGGTTACCATCCCTTTTTCCATCAACTTCTTGATATGAATCACGATCGATGAGGGGTGCCAGAAGGTCCAGTCGGCAATTTGTGTGACCCGCACGCCTTCGTAACAGTAAATGATCCAGAGAATGTTTAATTGCACGGAGGAATCCAGTTCGGCTTCCTTCGCTGCCTTCTCCCAATCCTCTTTATTCACCACATCGATGGCGCGCATTGTGTTAAGCGC of Brevibacillus choshinensis contains these proteins:
- a CDS encoding DUF3055 domain-containing protein; amino-acid sequence: MEHYDHLYEESENANVRFLGFVSEGTRHDFGIVFTHKFYGKPLVICMQTGQSTLLSSEDAVNPGYLQKIFRLDSESEAEALAQFLQEYLPTMPFEENQY
- a CDS encoding MarR family winged helix-turn-helix transcriptional regulator, which encodes MQEVSIRNVFEALNTMRAIDVVNKEDWEKAAKEAELDSSVQLNILWIIYCYEGVRVTQIADWTFWHPSSIVIHIKKLMEKGMVTIEKSELDGRVVHVYPTEKGKEVIEASRRSVPSIFRLTYALEKMEERYSTAVVELFFECLSFVAQSLHGAEKVRWIQEGEDRLPNSRHLIS